ATTCAACTTCAAATCAATCTCTGTTTCAGTATCCATGGCAAACAACAACACCAACGGTACCCCTGAAATCGAAGGACCAACACAAAAAATTCAGAAACTTGATCACCAGATCCCTCTTTTTAAAGTGAAGAAGTTATCCGAGAAAGCCGTTTTGCCTACCCGAGGTTCGTCTCTCGCTGCCGGTTATGATCTCTCAAGGTAATATAAATGTAAATCGCCTGTGTGTGTTTTTTTCGTTCaagcattttatcaaacaccttgtATGCAAGTATAAAATACAAAGATAAAACTGATTTTTACTTGTATTTTGATTCAGTGCTGTAGAAACAAAAGTACCAGCAAGGGGTAAAGCGCTCGTTCCAACTGATTTAAGCATTGCAGTTCCAGAAGGAACATATGCTCGTGTTGGTATGATATATTTGTTCAGACTGTATTATTTGAGTACTGCTGTTTGTGTACAATATAAATTAGGGTTTTGTTATGTATGAATTGCTTGTTGTTTTGTAGCTCCGAGATCTGGTTTGGCATGGAAGCATTCAATTGATGTTGGGGCGGGTGTGATTGATGCCGATTATCGTGGTCCGGTTGGTGTGATCTTGTTCAATCATTCTGATGTTGATTTTGAAGTGAAATTGGGTGATCGAATTGCACAGTTGATTATTCAGAAGATTATCACTCCTGAAATTGTCGAGGTTGATGATTTGGATTCAACTGTTCGTGGTGCAGGCGGGTTTGGATCAACTGGAGTTTAGTATTTTATTTTCTACTAAGTAATTAAAACATTAACTTTATAACTTTAATTATGCATTAGGAAATGTTATTGTTCATCATTATATCCTTTGTTTTAATTTTCTAATATGAGAGCAAGGGATTAAAATCAGCAATGTCTGTGTATTGAATAGTAACTCTTTTAGCCTACACATGAATAATGCCTAATAACATCACTAAGTCTCCACTTTGAAACTGCGTTGTGCATACAGTTGCAAGAAATGTGCAAGTAATGCATTGTTTTACAATTATTGATCGAACTAAAAACCTCATTTTTAACGTTACAACGCACAGTTACATATGATATATGACGGCCATTAGATACTAATCTATTTACTTGATGGCCTAATACAATCATTTGATAGAGTCTAACAATATTCACGACGTGCTTCCTATATAAATGATATGGGCACAACATATGTATACAATTCATGGACCAAATGATGTTGTCTATTTATGTGACATACTTAATAACAACTTCTGGCTCTTCTTTGCAACTATTGCATAAAATTTAACAAGCTCCTCCTTAATCATGAAAAGGACTGAGGCTGCAAATACACTTTGTACTATTTTGGTGCTCATTCCTTTGTAAAAACTTGACAATCCTTCATAATGAATCATCTTTACAATTGCATCCAATGTACCTGCAATGTGAATATGCAGCTTAAATAACCTAAGTAAAACGGTTCAAGTGGTTCAGAAATGTAATGAGAGACATATACAGtgaaatagataaaaaaaaaattaatacctGAATATCTCAATGAATTGTTTGTACTGATCTCTTGCTTTGCTTGAAGTCTCGACTGTAAATAttcaagaaaatatgttaataaacAAAATCATaacttatatagttatataaatgaAGTTGGTATTATTACCTTCACAACTAACAAAGGATATGTTGTCACTGTTGCTCCAAGTTTAGCAATGGCACCAACTAAAAATACCTACACAAACAAAATTTAGTAACTTGAAACATTTTTTACAATCTTAACGATAAATTTTTTCTTTTGACAGTTGATGATACAAGATTTTGTTATATTACCTCCAGAGCAGAAACGCTCTTTGGACTCTGCTTCTTTTCAGCTCgtttatttttcaaatatttaaggGAGGTTTCGTAAATCATGAATTGAATTGACGGATTGCACACCTGTCAAGTCATTCTCATTTTTAACCAGCGATATACgcttattatatcatatattattcatattcatattcatatgcaTTAATAAGTAATTAACCTAACCATGATTAGAGTCGGTACAATGCCTTTCCAAAATCCCCGTATTCCAGCTTCATTATAAACCTCATATGCCTATAAATGGCATAAACCTTCACATAAGGCAAGATCACACCATTCATCATAACATAACACAAAATAAACGGATATCGTGACACTACATACCGCATGCAACGTTCCGTATGGATTAGGCTTAATTGAATCAAGTTCACGTAACATATCCTGCAAAGAAGAACCGATTAAACTGCTTTCAGAGAGTTCTCTTGTCAAAGCTTCCTTCTTTGCTTCTAGAATCTTCTGTTCTGCTTGAGTATGTGTCTAAATAAGACCAGCAACAAAACTTAGATCACCGaaattgataataaataataacattgGACAAGTTGTAGTCTAAGCGTACCTGCATACGTGTGACGAGAACCCATATTGggtttgtaaacattacattcaaTGCCCTGAAAACAAGAAATATTCCCATGAGGCACCATAAAAAATAAAATCAAATGCAAATCATCAGGTAGCAGCTTAAATTAATTGATCTCATAAACAGTTCTTCACATAATAAAGAGAAAGTTCATATGGGTCATAACTGTTACAGCAGTGTTAACTTTTATCTTAACTTAAATCCTAGATAATAATATACTGTATCAAACACAGTATAGTTAAATGTGTAATACCTTGATTATATAGAACTTTATAAATATAAATTGTAGGATATTGAATCAATAATTTGTACAAAAATGATTTTCTGCCAGCACAAAACAGTAGCAACAATGTGCAGTTGTACACCTAAATGATCTTAGAAATTCATGAAATAATATATTTCATGTTTTTAGATCACTTGAAGTTAAAGTTCTATATGGCTCCTGAAGGAAATAACAAACTTTTTGCAAAAGAATAACTT
This genomic stretch from Rutidosis leptorrhynchoides isolate AG116_Rl617_1_P2 chromosome 11, CSIRO_AGI_Rlap_v1, whole genome shotgun sequence harbors:
- the LOC139876404 gene encoding deoxyuridine 5'-triphosphate nucleotidohydrolase-like, with product MLSFSPSISFLYKPYHHLYFHLFQSSIFNFKSISVSVSMANNNTNGTPEIEGPTQKIQKLDHQIPLFKVKKLSEKAVLPTRGSSLAAGYDLSSAVETKVPARGKALVPTDLSIAVPEGTYARVAPRSGLAWKHSIDVGAGVIDADYRGPVGVILFNHSDVDFEVKLGDRIAQLIIQKIITPEIVEVDDLDSTVRGAGGFGSTGV
- the LOC139876402 gene encoding peroxisomal nicotinamide adenine dinucleotide carrier-like, whose amino-acid sequence is MSNAVVNGLAGAGGGIIAQIITYPLQSVNTRQQTERIAKKSQSQRSSGGILVQMLQVIRSEGIGGLYSGLKPSLLGTATSQGIYYYFYQVFKNKAESIAAANKRKGRGDGTVGMLSWLVVAALAGALNVMFTNPIWVLVTRMQTHTQAEQKILEAKKEALTRELSESSLIGSSLQDMLRELDSIKPNPYGTLHAAYEVYNEAGIRGFWKGIVPTLIMVCNPSIQFMIYETSLKYLKNKRAEKKQSPKSVSALEVFLVGAIAKLGATVTTYPLLVVKSRLQAKQEISTNNSLRYSGTLDAIVKMIHYEGLSSFYKGMSTKIVQSVFAASVLFMIKEELVKFYAIVAKKSQKLLLSMSHK